From Mycobacterium sp. HUMS_12744610, one genomic window encodes:
- a CDS encoding DUF4192 domain-containing protein, with amino-acid sequence MNTISTVPQLISVIPALVGFLPEYSLVVMTFAADGIGVVLRIDLCDASAGADRVAELAAQQEGADTAVAVIVDGDGASCSACAGTHQRLVETVSDALDERGIILAGAFVVDSIRTGGRWHCADGCGDQGVLDNPSCDALLVAAKTGRRIYGSRAELEAVVAPDMARRGDLEPLMANVGPSTDAVATAIAAARQHREGVDPSDLVLAAIAGATDDPRARDAFYALAVSELAAPMEDLWALLARVLPGRWRVAALGQLAFSAYVRGDGVVAGVAVDEAVREGVSHPMVELLGTALDHAVPPEEVRALVTGLAA; translated from the coding sequence ATGAACACAATCAGCACTGTGCCACAGCTTATTTCGGTGATCCCGGCACTGGTTGGCTTCCTACCCGAATACTCGTTGGTCGTCATGACGTTCGCAGCTGATGGGATCGGTGTGGTGTTGCGGATTGATCTGTGCGATGCCTCCGCTGGGGCTGACCGGGTGGCTGAGTTGGCCGCTCAGCAGGAGGGCGCGGACACAGCGGTCGCGGTCATCGTCGATGGAGACGGTGCGTCGTGCTCAGCGTGTGCAGGCACCCATCAGCGGCTCGTGGAGACGGTGAGCGACGCGCTGGACGAGCGCGGCATCATATTGGCCGGCGCATTCGTCGTCGACTCGATCCGCACCGGCGGACGTTGGCACTGCGCGGACGGCTGCGGTGACCAGGGCGTGCTCGACAACCCCAGTTGCGACGCACTGCTCGTTGCAGCCAAGACTGGGCGACGGATCTATGGGAGCCGCGCGGAGTTGGAAGCTGTAGTGGCTCCTGACATGGCACGCCGTGGCGACCTGGAACCGCTCATGGCCAATGTCGGGCCATCTACAGATGCCGTCGCGACGGCGATTGCGGCCGCTCGACAGCACCGCGAGGGGGTTGATCCCTCAGATCTGGTGCTCGCCGCCATCGCAGGGGCGACCGACGATCCACGTGCGCGAGATGCCTTCTACGCGCTGGCAGTCTCTGAGCTGGCAGCCCCGATGGAGGATCTGTGGGCGCTGCTGGCGCGAGTGCTGCCGGGCCGTTGGAGAGTAGCGGCACTCGGACAGCTTGCGTTCTCGGCATATGTGCGGGGTGACGGTGTGGTAGCCGGCGTCGCCGTCGATGAAGCGGTGAGGGAGGGAGTCAGCCACCCGATGGTGGAGCTGCTCGGCACGGCCCTTGATCACGCGGTGCCGCCTGAAGAGGTGCGCGCCTTGGTCACGGGCCTGGCGGCATGA
- a CDS encoding DUF3560 domain-containing protein, with protein sequence MSILTITHSHADGTLIEGTARGDGSADILKSVVDPWTGRAGAWRWSRNLGSWYVVRSRDTRAKMPLIEATKSALETAGFEVTVEVDDTYRAAEDVEADAVRQQAHRVDALMTKAERRSAAADAAWEAEKHARDLLPPLGQPILVGHHSERRHRKAIERADNAIRKAFDATDAAEETARRAAAAAGTTAFRYSPSVIRRRIGRLEAELRRFERARDGHTRTLFTDGRGVKHVETQPPAVGDHRERVVAEISRLTDQIGFWKRELEQAAESGASIWDAHTVMVGDRVLLGVGWGAVERVNAQSVRVAGWTWRVPFDKIKQVETAEGQPVKVVEGQRVITATDPDQDHD encoded by the coding sequence ATGTCGATTTTGACGATCACCCATTCACACGCAGACGGCACCTTGATCGAGGGGACTGCTCGCGGTGACGGTTCGGCCGACATCTTGAAGTCGGTTGTTGACCCGTGGACCGGTCGGGCTGGCGCCTGGAGGTGGTCACGAAATCTGGGCAGCTGGTATGTAGTTCGTTCGCGCGACACCCGTGCAAAGATGCCTTTGATCGAGGCGACTAAATCGGCCCTGGAGACAGCAGGTTTCGAAGTGACCGTCGAGGTAGACGACACTTACCGGGCCGCGGAGGATGTCGAAGCGGATGCAGTGAGGCAGCAGGCGCATCGGGTGGACGCGCTCATGACCAAGGCCGAACGCCGGTCGGCCGCGGCGGATGCGGCTTGGGAGGCCGAGAAACACGCTCGGGATCTCCTGCCACCACTGGGACAGCCGATCCTCGTCGGCCATCACTCGGAACGACGCCACCGCAAAGCAATCGAGCGTGCAGATAATGCGATCCGCAAAGCGTTCGATGCCACGGACGCGGCAGAGGAGACCGCCCGGCGTGCTGCGGCCGCGGCTGGAACGACAGCCTTCCGGTACAGCCCTTCGGTAATACGCCGCCGTATCGGGCGATTGGAGGCCGAGCTGCGCCGCTTCGAGCGGGCACGCGACGGGCATACCCGGACCTTGTTCACCGATGGCCGCGGTGTCAAACACGTGGAGACCCAGCCGCCAGCTGTGGGCGACCATCGGGAGCGAGTAGTCGCGGAGATCTCGCGGCTGACCGACCAGATTGGCTTCTGGAAAAGGGAACTCGAACAGGCGGCTGAGTCCGGTGCATCCATCTGGGATGCTCACACAGTGATGGTGGGCGATCGTGTCCTGCTCGGTGTCGGATGGGGAGCTGTCGAGCGCGTCAACGCACAGTCGGTTCGGGTGGCAGGTTGGACGTGGCGTGTTCCATTCGACAAGATCAAACAGGTCGAGACGGCCGAGGGGCAGCCTGTCAAGGTGGTCGAGGGCCAGCGCGTTATCACCGCGACCGACCCAGATCAGGATCACGATTAA
- a CDS encoding AAA family ATPase, with product MRTLPKDFTRRDAPAVGGGAPGSNVPAVSRPAVVEACNVSANWPGRELLNDTMLARVLLAVWSGDPCVVCPAAPGAGKSRLVTLLSAALAHRAGLRVAVAAQTREQAAELARRIGAVSDRAALIVNSKSKTTAAEGIPTVTGRHVRWSHSTGGAILIGTAARWLYVDPNVGAADVLLIDEAWQATYADVGALGALARQVVLVGDSGQIAPVVTGSTTRWDGQATGPHLPAPAALLAAHGAAVTVHELTHSWRLGPQTCALLSEHFYRDMPFTSRRPVESILDANGIELPEIVGISVPTRHGPTDPNLLTAVADRVRELLGYRYCRSGQSTVLTGDDIAVVTPHVAQAGAVRALLADVDGVLIGTSNSVQGLERPAVVALHPMAGYRSVESFPVDPGRACVSLSRHRAHLSLLTDPATESLLSESSDPLAVRASMVLSALNGRS from the coding sequence ATGCGCACGCTGCCAAAGGATTTCACTAGGCGCGATGCTCCGGCGGTTGGTGGTGGTGCGCCGGGGTCGAATGTCCCTGCGGTATCAAGACCTGCGGTAGTGGAGGCTTGCAATGTCAGCGCGAATTGGCCGGGTCGAGAGTTGCTCAACGATACGATGCTGGCGCGGGTTCTGTTGGCGGTGTGGAGCGGTGATCCATGTGTGGTGTGCCCAGCAGCGCCGGGAGCCGGGAAGTCGAGGCTGGTGACGCTGTTGTCAGCGGCGCTGGCGCACCGAGCAGGTCTACGGGTGGCGGTTGCTGCCCAGACGCGTGAGCAGGCTGCTGAATTGGCCAGGCGGATTGGGGCGGTCAGTGACCGAGCAGCGCTGATCGTGAACAGTAAGTCCAAAACCACGGCAGCGGAGGGCATTCCGACTGTAACAGGCCGTCACGTGCGGTGGTCGCATTCTACGGGTGGTGCGATTCTTATTGGCACTGCGGCTCGTTGGCTGTACGTCGACCCGAATGTGGGTGCGGCTGACGTGCTATTGATCGATGAGGCTTGGCAGGCGACCTATGCGGACGTGGGAGCGCTCGGCGCACTGGCGCGACAGGTCGTGCTCGTTGGAGACTCGGGTCAGATCGCGCCCGTTGTGACGGGTTCGACAACACGTTGGGACGGGCAGGCCACTGGGCCACACCTTCCCGCCCCGGCAGCCTTGCTGGCCGCGCATGGTGCCGCCGTGACGGTGCACGAGCTGACTCACTCCTGGCGGTTGGGACCGCAGACTTGCGCGCTGCTCTCAGAGCACTTCTACCGGGACATGCCGTTCACATCGCGCCGTCCTGTCGAATCGATCCTCGATGCCAACGGGATCGAGCTTCCAGAAATCGTCGGCATCTCTGTACCCACCCGACATGGTCCAACCGACCCCAACTTGCTCACGGCAGTCGCTGACCGGGTGCGCGAATTGCTCGGGTATCGTTACTGCCGCTCCGGTCAGTCCACAGTGCTGACCGGCGACGACATTGCGGTGGTCACTCCACACGTCGCGCAGGCCGGTGCCGTGCGGGCGCTGCTGGCCGATGTTGACGGCGTACTGATCGGCACGAGCAACTCCGTGCAGGGCCTTGAGCGACCAGCAGTGGTGGCGCTACACCCGATGGCAGGCTACCGCAGTGTCGAGTCGTTCCCGGTGGACCCAGGCCGTGCATGCGTGAGTCTGAGCCGCCATCGCGCACACTTGAGCCTGCTCACCGATCCGGCCACAGAGTCTCTGTTGTCGGAGTCGTCGGACCCGCTGGCGGTCCGCGCGTCGATGGTCCTGTCGGCGCTGAATGGGAGGTCGTGA
- a CDS encoding chemotaxis protein: MSTRGGFTAWADTVLAGTGWTAATVREAARRTEDDRATAALADGFAAAARGVAVEQGGNVG; this comes from the coding sequence GTGAGCACGCGGGGAGGGTTCACGGCGTGGGCAGACACGGTGCTGGCCGGAACGGGGTGGACTGCTGCGACCGTGCGCGAGGCGGCGCGACGGACCGAGGACGACCGCGCCACGGCGGCGCTGGCTGACGGCTTTGCCGCTGCGGCACGCGGCGTAGCCGTGGAGCAGGGCGGGAACGTGGGATGA
- a CDS encoding DUF2201 family putative metallopeptidase gives MSAAVRVLTSDEWRRVRLARMAAVEAMPYFARAVFAMVPVAMPGLGTFAVDRHWRLYIDPAMLGSADGWTIPQAGAVLLHEVGHLLREHGARGDAVDMPVDRAMWNIAGDAEINDDLVSAGLGLPSGAVTPAGIGCQDGHAAEVYYRHLVPPQAARAFPGADETGVGCGSGAGDTPVSGELPAEADLGSGAGLSKAAADLVRAAVAQAVQTAANSGGAGRGTVPAGVQRWAAAQLAPAVVPWPKVLRAAVRRAVEDQAGQVHHSWRRPNRRAMGGLILPTLRAPKIAVDLIVDTSGSMGDDDLASALSETRGVLRQTGASTVRVTCCDAAATTPRLVRSIHEVNLTGGGGTDLRVGIAAALAGRPRADVIVAFTDGGTPWPNRRLPVPLIVALIGQHAANTAPGWAKTVRVTPASGSVRV, from the coding sequence ATGAGTGCGGCAGTGCGGGTACTGACCTCCGACGAGTGGAGGCGGGTGCGGTTGGCACGCATGGCGGCAGTGGAGGCGATGCCCTACTTCGCGCGGGCGGTGTTCGCGATGGTGCCGGTGGCCATGCCAGGGCTGGGTACCTTTGCAGTGGACCGGCACTGGCGTCTCTACATTGACCCGGCGATGCTCGGTAGCGCCGATGGGTGGACGATTCCGCAGGCCGGTGCCGTCTTGCTGCATGAGGTCGGGCATCTACTGCGGGAACACGGCGCGCGCGGGGATGCGGTGGACATGCCTGTGGACCGGGCGATGTGGAACATCGCTGGGGATGCGGAGATTAATGACGACCTGGTGTCGGCTGGCCTGGGATTGCCCAGCGGGGCGGTGACCCCGGCTGGGATTGGCTGCCAGGACGGGCATGCTGCGGAGGTCTACTACCGCCATCTCGTTCCGCCACAGGCGGCGCGAGCGTTTCCGGGAGCCGACGAGACCGGTGTGGGCTGTGGTTCCGGGGCCGGTGATACCCCGGTTTCGGGTGAGTTGCCCGCGGAGGCCGACTTGGGCAGCGGGGCCGGATTGTCGAAGGCGGCAGCCGATCTGGTGCGCGCAGCGGTGGCGCAGGCGGTGCAGACGGCGGCGAACTCGGGCGGTGCGGGGCGAGGCACAGTGCCCGCAGGTGTGCAGCGGTGGGCGGCGGCGCAGCTTGCCCCTGCGGTTGTGCCGTGGCCGAAGGTATTGCGTGCGGCGGTACGACGCGCCGTCGAGGATCAGGCGGGACAGGTGCATCACTCGTGGCGCAGGCCCAATCGGCGTGCGATGGGAGGACTGATTCTGCCGACGTTGCGAGCGCCGAAAATTGCGGTCGATCTGATTGTCGACACGTCAGGGTCGATGGGCGATGACGACCTGGCGTCGGCATTGTCCGAGACGCGAGGGGTGCTGCGCCAGACTGGTGCATCGACAGTGCGGGTGACGTGCTGCGATGCTGCGGCGACGACACCACGGCTGGTCCGGTCGATCCATGAGGTCAACCTGACCGGTGGTGGCGGCACCGATCTTCGGGTGGGCATTGCGGCAGCGTTGGCAGGTCGACCGCGCGCCGACGTGATCGTGGCGTTCACCGATGGCGGCACCCCATGGCCGAACCGTCGTCTGCCAGTGCCCCTGATCGTGGCTCTAATCGGGCAGCACGCGGCCAACACCGCGCCGGGTTGGGCAAAAACGGTGCGGGTAACCCCGGCTTCGGGATCGGTGAGGGTGTGA
- a CDS encoding AAA family ATPase, with product MADLATTVTVIDAAARAGVAVLLWSDPGTGKSSVVRALAAADQVPVETLIGSQREPVDIAGWPVVVDGSVQTVALPDWAKTLVDAGGGYLLLDELTTCSAATQAAMLTVALERMVGRHKLPTGVRIVAAANPPDRSAGGVDLTPPMANRFLHIMFEPSTDEWLTGMRAGFRTLPASRAIAADELRTADEVGAVCAFIEARPELLHHYPDTDEAAGRAWPSRRSWDAAARVLPFLRADDTASITAVVLGLVGDGAGSEYLQWKANMDLPAVADVIADPSIVDWASARPDQVWAVLSGVVAWASSKGTIEAWVTGWGPLVAAATSGAPDVAGAAARALAVARPAGAKVPAAARKFRDVLVAAGLDAERAA from the coding sequence ATGGCTGATTTGGCTACGACGGTGACAGTGATTGATGCGGCGGCGCGGGCGGGTGTAGCCGTGCTTCTGTGGAGCGATCCGGGTACTGGCAAGTCCAGCGTTGTACGGGCGTTGGCGGCGGCGGATCAGGTTCCAGTGGAGACGTTGATTGGTTCTCAGCGTGAACCTGTTGACATCGCGGGATGGCCGGTGGTGGTCGATGGATCGGTGCAGACGGTTGCACTGCCGGATTGGGCGAAAACGCTTGTGGACGCTGGTGGCGGGTATCTGCTGCTGGACGAGTTGACCACGTGCTCTGCTGCTACGCAGGCAGCGATGTTGACGGTGGCGCTGGAACGAATGGTTGGTCGTCACAAGCTGCCTACAGGGGTGCGAATCGTCGCGGCGGCTAATCCGCCTGATCGTTCTGCCGGTGGCGTAGACCTCACCCCGCCGATGGCTAATCGGTTCCTGCACATCATGTTTGAGCCATCCACGGACGAGTGGCTCACGGGCATGCGGGCTGGATTTCGCACGCTCCCGGCGTCTCGGGCGATTGCCGCCGACGAGTTGCGGACGGCTGACGAGGTGGGGGCGGTCTGTGCGTTCATCGAGGCCCGTCCTGAACTGTTGCACCATTACCCCGATACCGACGAGGCGGCTGGACGGGCGTGGCCGTCGCGGCGGTCGTGGGACGCGGCGGCGCGAGTGCTGCCGTTTCTGCGGGCTGACGACACTGCCAGCATCACGGCGGTGGTGCTCGGCCTAGTAGGGGATGGCGCTGGCAGTGAGTACTTGCAGTGGAAAGCGAATATGGATTTGCCTGCGGTGGCTGACGTGATCGCAGACCCGTCGATTGTGGACTGGGCCTCGGCCAGGCCGGATCAGGTGTGGGCGGTGCTGTCGGGAGTGGTCGCGTGGGCGTCGAGCAAAGGCACCATCGAAGCGTGGGTGACCGGCTGGGGTCCGCTGGTGGCGGCGGCGACGAGCGGAGCGCCCGATGTGGCGGGTGCGGCTGCCAGAGCGCTGGCCGTCGCGCGCCCAGCAGGCGCGAAAGTGCCTGCGGCAGCGCGGAAGTTCCGCGATGTGCTGGTCGCGGCGGGACTCGATGCTGAGCGTGCCGCATGA
- a CDS encoding RNA-guided endonuclease InsQ/TnpB family protein, giving the protein MTEVDLRAYRFALDLTPAQEELCRKHAGAARWAYNHALAAKFAALDERRAVIADLVAAGMDPKTAAAQAPRVPGKPAIQKALNTTKGDDRRGLDGLCPWWHELSTYAFQSAFIDADKAWQNWTASMTGQRRGRRVGRPRFKKKGRSRDSFRIHHDVKKPTIRPDGYRRLQIPRLGSLRVHQSAKPLCRAIDRGAVVQSVTISRGGHRWYASVLVKSTAVAVAPTKRQQAAGSVGVDVGVHHLAALSNGEIVDNPRHLRAAQKRLTKAQRALARTEKGSNRRRRAASRLARRHHEVAERRATTLHTLTKHLATRWARVAIEDLNVSGMTASARGTIDQPGRNVRAKSGLNRAVLDVSPAELRRQLDYKTRWYGSTLALCDRWFPSSQTCAACGVKTKLPLSQRVFSCAACGFGPIDRDIHAAINIDAHAVSVASDTGETSNARRDISDAPTCSVGQRRGGVDAGRPRREIGVAAPGEQSPGHPKPADQRTLPLVS; this is encoded by the coding sequence ATGACCGAAGTCGATCTTCGTGCGTACCGGTTCGCGCTCGACCTCACCCCGGCTCAGGAGGAGCTGTGCCGCAAGCATGCCGGGGCCGCTCGGTGGGCTTACAACCACGCCCTGGCGGCCAAGTTCGCGGCACTCGACGAACGCCGCGCCGTCATCGCTGACTTGGTCGCTGCCGGCATGGATCCGAAAACGGCTGCCGCGCAGGCACCGAGAGTGCCGGGCAAGCCAGCGATCCAGAAGGCCTTGAACACGACCAAGGGTGACGATCGTCGAGGCCTCGACGGCCTGTGCCCGTGGTGGCACGAACTATCCACCTACGCCTTCCAGTCTGCGTTCATCGACGCTGACAAGGCCTGGCAGAACTGGACGGCATCAATGACCGGCCAGCGCCGAGGCCGCCGTGTCGGCCGACCACGCTTCAAAAAGAAGGGACGCAGCCGCGACTCCTTCCGCATCCACCACGATGTCAAGAAACCGACAATCCGCCCTGACGGCTACCGCCGACTCCAAATCCCACGACTCGGGTCACTGCGCGTGCACCAGTCCGCCAAACCACTGTGCCGTGCGATCGACCGCGGCGCGGTCGTTCAATCCGTCACCATATCCCGCGGTGGACACCGCTGGTACGCTTCCGTTCTCGTTAAATCGACCGCAGTCGCGGTCGCACCGACGAAACGCCAGCAGGCCGCTGGGTCGGTCGGCGTCGACGTAGGCGTGCACCATCTGGCGGCCCTGTCCAACGGCGAGATCGTCGACAATCCCCGCCACCTCCGCGCAGCGCAGAAACGTCTCACGAAAGCCCAACGGGCCCTTGCCCGCACCGAGAAAGGGTCCAACCGCCGGCGCCGCGCCGCTTCCCGGCTGGCGCGCCGGCATCATGAGGTCGCCGAACGACGCGCCACCACCTTGCACACCCTGACCAAACATCTGGCGACTCGTTGGGCGCGGGTGGCTATCGAGGATCTCAACGTCTCCGGCATGACCGCCTCGGCTCGCGGCACCATCGACCAGCCGGGCCGCAACGTGCGCGCCAAATCAGGCCTGAATCGAGCTGTGCTTGATGTAAGCCCGGCAGAACTACGTCGCCAACTCGACTACAAGACTCGCTGGTATGGGTCCACCCTCGCGCTATGCGACCGGTGGTTTCCCTCCAGTCAAACATGCGCCGCTTGTGGAGTGAAAACCAAACTTCCACTCAGTCAGCGCGTGTTCAGTTGTGCCGCATGTGGCTTCGGACCGATCGATCGGGACATTCATGCGGCCATCAACATCGACGCCCATGCGGTGTCCGTCGCCTCCGACACGGGGGAGACGTCAAACGCCCGTCGAGACATCTCCGACGCCCCCACTTGTAGTGTGGGCCAGCGTCGAGGTGGCGTTGACGCGGGAAGACCACGCCGAGAAATCGGTGTGGCCGCCCCAGGCGAGCAATCGCCTGGTCACCCAAAACCAGCGGATCAGCGCACACTACCGCTGGTCAGCTAG